The genomic segment TTGAACTCACATCCTTTGTCAGACATCGACATGCTGGAGGAGTTTGCATACCTGCGTACCCCCGAGGGAGGGAGGATCCAGCTGGAGCTGCTGCCCAATCAGGGAATGCTGATTAAGTAAGCTCCTCCCATCCTATCAGTCGGCATCCGGTCCGGCGTACCCCAGGTTTCGTTGTGTTGTTTAGAGAGGTCAACTTGATAATCAGCCTTTTCGAGTACCTTAGCTGAAAATAATCTGTCATAGGAGCGGGcttataaaaaaagaagggttttacagtaTCTTGAAAAACAGAGTACACCGTTACGTTTTTgtagatatttaattatatgttCTCATGTGGTAgcactggcaacaaaagtgagcgcACCCCTAGGGGAAATTGTCCATATTGGGCCTAATTTCTTCtctgttgtcccatgaaaagatataatgaaatatttgcaaaaatgtcAAGGTTGTACTTTTGCcagatactgtatgtaaaaaaatctTATCAATTTCAACTTTAGCACACTTAAATGCAGCCGCACTGACCGAGTGTTTGAATGTTGCTGTCCCTCAGGAACCCTAGGCCCACCCTGGGGTTGGAGCTAAACACCCTTCTGCTCCAAGGGGTGCAGACGATGGACAGGTACCCCCGGGCCCCTCCTACCACAGTGCCCATacctccccacccccccctACCAGCACCAGTCACCATTCATTCCCAACTGCAAGGCCTGTCAtcccagacccccccccccagatttttatttgggcCAATCATTTCGAACAAGTCGTCGTCGCCGTTTGGTTGATTTGAGCCATCGCTCATCTTTTTGTGGTCATCACCGTTGTTAGTTGAGATGATGTCGTTCTGGTTGTGCAgttagtttttcttttcacagCACTTGGTCTCATTTCATTTGTGCTTATGTTTCATGTGTACTGCCGATTGGTCTCTTGTAAGCATTCAAACGTTTGGTTTCTAAACGCAATGATCGTTTGTTTATCTTTGTTCTCACGTGTAGACACCACACAGTGACGAGAGGGATCACCAAAGGAGTGAAGGAGGATTTCCGTCTGGCCATGGAGAGGCAAGTGTCGCGTTGCGGGGAGAATCTGCTCAGCGTGCTGCACCGTTTCTGTATCAACGAGAAAATCATCATCGTCCAGTCTCTCCCTTGACATTGACACTTATAAACTTTCGCAAAAAGATGGTTggactgatttttattttattttttacaataaaatgcgGAAACAGCACTTCATAGTTACCACACTGGTAGTTTTATGTTAATAACCCATGAGTGTTTATTTCAACATgcattcatattcatatttcatAGTCTTATTTTCATCATGATGTGATATTTtgccagaataaaaaaaaaaaaaaaaggcattttgtttatctttttGAGAAAagatgaaataattaaatatttaccgTCAATATTCGTTACTGATTCTTGATCACTACCACCTTTTggcacaagatggcagcagctagaaaatgcattcaaatgagAGTGGTAAAAAGGTTGGAAACAACTGAAGCGcttaaatatatgcattttctgaaccgctagTCCGCAGGggagctggagcttatcccaaaCACTTGTAAATATCTTCCTGGCAGTGCCAATCAAAGTGAGCCCCATAAATACATAGTTTTGGAACTCCTTAGATTGTGCAgggtgttcttgtttttttaactgtattttaGATCTGCCTTGAATTGTAAATAAAGCAGTCAACAATCCTGGTGTATTATcttgaattagatttttttttaatgctttttgttGACTTTACAAATGCTATTTTTGGATTTGGCAAACAAACTGATGTGTTAACGTGATCGGTATTAATTtgcaaaatgaacaaaaaaatctgattgtAAGTTtgaatgttctctttttttgtatgttactcatttttattgtgttcgtttttttttattattatttttatttttaaatgcaaggCAAGCGAGCTTGCTTACGCCCAAATGTAAAAGACAACTACATGCTGTATTATAccgaagcgtattgcattcacctggagagaaaaaaaaagccctgtttttctgacaaattttttggggggcttttgtttttttgagtatttttttctgttttattgaatatttttccccctttttttgtatttttttctgtttaaaaaaaagaatattttttctctgtttttctgaatacgttttccctgttttataaaataataatttttcagtttttctgaatattttttttattttctaataaaggaatgaatgtgtatactgtattgtggtttgttctctaatctctgagggaaaacccttttaaaaaaatactcaaaaaactaaagctccccccaaaaattagtcagaaaaacaagagatttttttttttcaagtgaatgcaatatgcttccgtagTATTAAACTAAGTTAAAAAATTTGTACTGAAGAGGCATGGTTGGCTAATTTtcagcaattttatttatttatttttaattcaactaaaaataaagaagaaggaCAGAATTgatcaaaaattaaaactaaggggtTTTGTCTCAACTGTATGTAATAGAGTGAGAAGACTgccccaatacttttgtccatgttGCGCTTATGCCACATAATACAGACCAAGACTTACAGTATTTTACCAAATATCAGACtttattaacaaaaacacagatGGATTGGACAATTTTtcaattggacaaaaaaaagttaaagaacCAATCAAATAGTTAATGATTACAAATACATGCCGTCCTCCCAGTGGCAGTTCGACCTTAAATGGCACCTTGTTCAGTTACTACATGCAATTTCATACTATCTCTCCCAGAGGCGCCTGCAAACGTataattaattttcattttacagACAAAACTGACAGTACAACTCATCGTACACGGTGTTTATTACAACTACCACCATAGGAATAAATACAACATTGACACGTGGTTTAGTAGCACATTTGAAGTAGGgttaatttccccaaaaatgttttttaaaacatacaaaattcacaacaggtgttcAAAAGTTTAAAGGTTAGCGTGAAATTTCATCCTTACccttttgtgagtagtgtaatgtacatatatataaatcaagGCAAGAGATGTGTGACATAAAACTATTATTTCACAGTCTTTTATTATGCGAGTACAGTGCAAGACTTGTTTTCATTGCACGATATTCCTTCAgatataaatgtttaaaaaaacaagcacaaatcATTAGTACGGTCTTGCCAAAAtgttctaacaaaaaaaaaatcggcataTTCTATATGCTCATACCCAATGAATAACGTTTCTAAAGAGCATTACTGGTTTAATTCTTAATTGGATTTGCATAGAAGGAAAAACACATCTGGGCGAAGTTTAGTTGGATTAATCTGGCAAAATTATCTCGTGAGGAAATGaatgtcattgtgcttgtgGTGCGTGTGTAGGTGTAAAACAGATAGGAAATAACGCGAGAAATAACGAGAATTTAGCGTAACGAGCGTCTCGCAGGTCCTACGCGCCAACTTCCAAGAAGAAGCTGACGCTCCCAAGGTGGCGGTCGGTGGGCGAGTCGTTGATGATGCCCTTTCCGTTCAGCTTGCACTGCACTTGGATGTGAGTGTCATACTGCACTCCTGAGAAGCGCACGGCCACCACCGGAGACGAGTAGTTCACCTGATGGACAAGATGCCAAGACATAAAAGTGATCGTCGATGAACTTTTTTACATTGATCGATTGGGAATGCGTACTCACGTGTCGGAGTTTCCCGTAGTAAGGGTAGTACTTAAGGTCAAAAATACTCTTGGGGAAAAATTGTATTTCTCCCAAGGCATCTGGTGGTCCTCTCTAAAAGAGAcattaattgcattttcatcatttttataaTGAATTGTATTGTAATATAGAGGTTCTACGTTATATTAGCTTACTATACTTTCTTAAGACACACatattaaaaatggattttgatAGACACCTTGACTCCACAAGTCACATTGACCGGTTTCCCCTGGCCAGGCAGGTATCCAAGAATCTGGAAAAGAAAACAGTGACATTTTAGTAACATTTAATATTGTGTGGTGAATTGTTTGCCAGCCAACCACTGGGCAATTAATGCTGCTAatagaatatatttttagattaattaAAGTGAGTCAAATTTTAACTTTAAAGAAGCCCATCAAGTGGACTTATGACTCATTTCCAGtacaaatgcttaaaatcgCTTTTTCGTGTAGCACTAAGAGAtgacacaagatggcgccaaagccctTGCTAATAGGAAAGCATTGTCAAAGAATTGTAGTATTGTTGAACCTTTGAGGAAATTACAGTGAGTCTCATCCACGTGTACTTctggtgcatttttttaatgtcaaataatgtgtaagacatttatttttgtattatttattaattaatttgtatatattaactcattcactgacattgatgtctatagacgtcaaaaattcatgtgatctaaattagttaaaaaaatattcatttcacttaattttttatgaaaacctagaatttttttattgtacatttataagagatataaaatgatcatgcaattaattacgattaaacgcccctaattttttaaatatatatttttaattaggcccgtcaggcgacaattttttttaattgtaattaatcacatgactttactagttaatgaacgattaatcacaaatttctgttctaaatttacaataaaaaacatttctaggttttcatactcttgttagcaaaagtggaaaaaaaatgttaaactaatagaaatagtttaaatgaattttacgcatctatagccgtcaatggcagtgaatgagttaatttgtaaTTGCCCATAGATGCCACGAAATGGTGAGAAAAAAGTATGGTTGTCTGCATTAAACTCctcaattattttgtattttttattaattaatttgtttacattcatttgtaattgcctatagatgccactgAATGGCGAGAAAAAGCTACTTTTGTCTGCAATAAACTcctcaattatttttgttaattaatttgtatATATTAATTACCAACTCAATTCACTTCAGTGTATTACAGTCCTTTTCAAATTGGGGGGGAAGGGTCGTGTAACACAGGGAACTTTTTGTGTTATTATAATAGCAtcgtgtaattgcacatcccctacagtaggtggcaatggcactctcattgtcagagagtgcgcAAATAATATTAGCTTCTTTACAGAGGTgaacttacaacaattttatagccAAATAATGGTATTTATAGGAGCAACAGGGTGTCACTTTATAACATgctaccgtaaaaaaaaaataataatccagtcTTTTCCTATTCTGTCTTACCCTGTTCATTCGGAGGAGGATGCATGGCCTCCCCTGCGAGTAGCCATAGTGGGGGTCCTGCAGGCCCGAGCATGCCCCCAGCCAGGACCTCTTGAACTGGCACGCTTTCCTCTCGGCGTCCTCCTCCAAGTCTTCCTGCATGAAGTACCTGTCCTGTGTGCAGCGGATGTTCTTCCTATCCTGTGCGCCATCGTTGTAggctaagggggggggggggggatagggGGATCGGGGCTTGAATAAATCTTCGCAATAGCTCTTCCCTGCCAAGGACTCTGATTAAAGCAGTGTGAATGAATAAAAGGGAAGGCGGGCAGGGTGGGggcgaaaacacacacacaaagaggcTTCCCTTCCCAGCATGCAATGCAGGAGCAAAAGAGAATACGGGACAAAGGTACTGATGAGGCTCAGCGAACTCGGTTCAACTCATCCGAGCCCCTCGAGTGGCGCAAACTCACGTCGTAGGTGCTCATCCATGGAGCGGGCGTAGCGCTTCCACGATTTGCGGTCGGAGGCGTTGAAGGAGACGTCGTGACCTTCCAGGTGTGGCGCCATGGTCATACCTGCCAGTGGAGACCCACAGACAGTCAACTGTGACAAGACACGAGTGCGCATCCATAGGCAGAAGGAGCCACTTGATAGGTGGACTGGGAAGACTGAAATCTAATACGTTTATAGCCGCTATGCCGTAAATGTCATGTGAGGAGAATCTCGGTGTGAGGGCAGTTTTTATGTAAATTTGCCCCACTGTTACGTAACATTCAGTAGGAAGTGCAGAATGTCtcacaaacaatttttttatatgaattaggcgcagaggtggcaaatccatgtACAGAAAGTAACAGTTTGgcttagccattgatgctagctagctagctaacttcctagcaggtaaacacaAGCACTATGGAAGCTAGCTAGAAAGctagctaaactgtggcagggtttttactttctggacctggatttgccacctctgattaagCGACAAAATGcactcgtttttatccatctcaggggcggccattttgccacttgctgtcggctaAAAGTGACATGCTttgcttgcgaacgtcacatggcCAAACCCAGATAACAAGCGAGCTGGTTGTCATTTTGTTGCTTTTACTTTAAAGTCAAtcgttttattgtatttaacaaTAACGGTGAGGAATTCATTTTGACAGACAATGTTCCAAAGATAAACAAACAGAACACTTTTGAACCTGCTACTGATTAAATTTGGCGTTGCTAATGTGTTCCAATTTTGGGGTATCATTCAAACAGATCAATTCGAGTTCCTAAGGTATTCCGATGCAGTGTGAAGAGTGTGGTGTTCCGTTTACCTGGTGGCATCACTCTGTCGTTGTAGGTGGGATGGTAGGGACTAATAGACCACATGAGGCAAAATATACAGCCGCCAAACATGGCTGCCAAGAAGGTATAAAGTGCAGCGTAGAAGAGAAGAATGAGGCCTAAAAAGTGAGAGAAAAGTGCTATTAGGAGACTTTAAAGTCTTGATTCTTTTGAACATGTCATAACTGAAATTGACATTTAGCGTATAGGTCAGTAGAATTTtggccacttgttgctaggcagaacttaaaaaactcaataaaaactgaaacaaataaTTACTCCCAAAACAACACTATAAGGATAATTATGAAACATTTGTGAATACAtctaaacttttcttaaatcaacgccttcttaaaataattgcctaggtaattttttcaggtttttcaggaaacacaaaaaaattgaaccatTTGAATAATGAGATGatttaagcaaaaaatattttttgaaaaaaaagaagaagacttaGGCAagtattttaagagggtgacaaaatataaaatactaaCTGAAATTTGTGGGTCAGATTGACCCATACCAAGATTTCTATCTATATGAAGTCGTAATTATAATTTCGGTCATTGCGTGTTTTGGAATGTGTTTTCCTGTTACTGACACTTTTTTGGAtaacgggtcaaattgacctaggAACACAAGAAACCAAATTTACAAGGAGGTAAATGGTTCCCTGTGAATAATTGGGTACTGCTAATATAGAGTCAATCCCTCCTGTTTTGtaccgggtcaaattgacccattgcaaaatgtttttt from the Vanacampus margaritifer isolate UIUO_Vmar chromosome 10, RoL_Vmar_1.0, whole genome shotgun sequence genome contains:
- the atp1b4 gene encoding protein ATP1B4 produces the protein MEPSSTDGEAEQTPLPKSPPTKVILKHGQELEEEQEELAEHRPLEQEDLNFERWKRRPLPRRTLHQKISDVKTYLWNAETKEFMGRSGKSWSLILLFYAALYTFLAAMFGGCIFCLMWSISPYHPTYNDRVMPPGMTMAPHLEGHDVSFNASDRKSWKRYARSMDEHLRPYNDGAQDRKNIRCTQDRYFMQEDLEEDAERKACQFKRSWLGACSGLQDPHYGYSQGRPCILLRMNRILGYLPGQGKPVNVTCGVKRGPPDALGEIQFFPKSIFDLKYYPYYGKLRHVNYSSPVVAVRFSGVQYDTHIQVQCKLNGKGIINDSPTDRHLGSVSFFLEVGA